Proteins encoded together in one Salvelinus fontinalis isolate EN_2023a chromosome 6, ASM2944872v1, whole genome shotgun sequence window:
- the LOC129857321 gene encoding collagen triple helix repeat-containing protein 1-like isoform X1 produces MVSALTRLLLITCVILPFHGAEKLRKALDRKDVEYEKCTGNDADKPNCTRISAESDSRTSYLNNMYNSCPQGPAGTPGREGNPGTNGIPGTPGIPGRDGIKGEKGECVSEVFEEPWKPNYKQCAWNSLNYGIDLGKIADCTFTKLRSDSALRVLFSGSLRLKCKTACCQRWYFTFNGAECTGPLPIEFIIYLDQGSPELNSTINIHRTSSVEGLCEGIRAGLVDVAIWVGTCADYPRGDASTGWNSVSRVFIEELPK; encoded by the exons ATGGTATCAGCTCTAACTCGTCTGCTGCTCATCACCTGCGTGATTCTACCTTTCCATGGAGCAGAGAAATTGAGAAAGGCACTTGACAGGAAGGATGTTGAGTACGAAAAG TGTACTGGAAACGATGCAGACAAACCAAACTGCACCAGAATCTCTGCTGAATCCGATTCAAGAACCTCTTATTtgaacaacatg tACAACAGCTGCCCCCAGGGTCCGGCTGGTACCCCTGGCAGGGAGGGTAACCCTGGCACCAATGGCATCCCTGGGACCCCTGGCATCCCGGGGCGCGATGGCATCAAGGGGGAGAaaggagagtgtgtgagtgaggtgTTTGAGGAGCCCTGGAAACCCAACTACAAGCAGTGTGCCTGGAACTCACTCAACTATGGGATCGACCTGGGCAAGATAGCT GACTGTACATTCACCAAGCTGCGGTCAGACAGTGCCCTGCGTGTGCTCTTCAGCGGCTCCCTGAGGCTGAAGTGTAAGACAGCCTGCTGCCAGCGTTGGTACTTCACCTTCAACGGAGCTGAGTGTACAGGACCTCTGCCCATCGAGTTCATCATCTACCTCGACCAAGGCAGCCCTGAGCTCAACTCCACCATCAACATACACAGAACCTCATCTG TTGAAGGGTTGTGTGAGGGGATCCGGGCAGGCCTGGTGGACGTGGCTATCTGGGTGGGGACCTGTGCTGACTACCCCAGAGGAGACGCATCTACAGGGTGGAACTCCGTATCCAGGGTCTTCATAGAGGAGTTGCCCAAATGA
- the LOC129857321 gene encoding collagen triple helix repeat-containing protein 1-like isoform X2: protein MVSALTRLLLITCVILPFHGAEKLRKALDRKDVEYEKYNSCPQGPAGTPGREGNPGTNGIPGTPGIPGRDGIKGEKGECVSEVFEEPWKPNYKQCAWNSLNYGIDLGKIADCTFTKLRSDSALRVLFSGSLRLKCKTACCQRWYFTFNGAECTGPLPIEFIIYLDQGSPELNSTINIHRTSSVEGLCEGIRAGLVDVAIWVGTCADYPRGDASTGWNSVSRVFIEELPK from the exons ATGGTATCAGCTCTAACTCGTCTGCTGCTCATCACCTGCGTGATTCTACCTTTCCATGGAGCAGAGAAATTGAGAAAGGCACTTGACAGGAAGGATGTTGAGTACGAAAAG tACAACAGCTGCCCCCAGGGTCCGGCTGGTACCCCTGGCAGGGAGGGTAACCCTGGCACCAATGGCATCCCTGGGACCCCTGGCATCCCGGGGCGCGATGGCATCAAGGGGGAGAaaggagagtgtgtgagtgaggtgTTTGAGGAGCCCTGGAAACCCAACTACAAGCAGTGTGCCTGGAACTCACTCAACTATGGGATCGACCTGGGCAAGATAGCT GACTGTACATTCACCAAGCTGCGGTCAGACAGTGCCCTGCGTGTGCTCTTCAGCGGCTCCCTGAGGCTGAAGTGTAAGACAGCCTGCTGCCAGCGTTGGTACTTCACCTTCAACGGAGCTGAGTGTACAGGACCTCTGCCCATCGAGTTCATCATCTACCTCGACCAAGGCAGCCCTGAGCTCAACTCCACCATCAACATACACAGAACCTCATCTG TTGAAGGGTTGTGTGAGGGGATCCGGGCAGGCCTGGTGGACGTGGCTATCTGGGTGGGGACCTGTGCTGACTACCCCAGAGGAGACGCATCTACAGGGTGGAACTCCGTATCCAGGGTCTTCATAGAGGAGTTGCCCAAATGA